One window of the Perca flavescens isolate YP-PL-M2 chromosome 5, PFLA_1.0, whole genome shotgun sequence genome contains the following:
- the sprn2 gene encoding shadow of prion protein 2 — MAVLQKLPLTVALCLLLLATLLPSSEARRGGGRGGFGGGGFNRGGGSSRGWGGGGGQAYRPVQSSGPSAGKVAGAAAAGAIGGAMIGSALSRPGYGGGYGGYGGYGGGYGGGYGGYGGGYGYPQYGVGGGYGPRPGYEPEGSGDMEYYTAASSGPIYNSIIVVIGSLMSMLMGHWVAVM, encoded by the coding sequence ATGGCTGTCCTGCAGAAGCTACCCCTCACAGTGGCCCTCTGCCTGCTGCTCCTTGCCACACTGTTACCCAGCTCTGAAGCCCGGCGTGGTGGTGGTCGTGGTGGTTTTGGAGGTGGTGGATTTAACAGAGGTGGTGGCTCCAGCCGGGGCTGGGGCGGTGGGGGTGGCCAGGCCTACAGACCGGTCCAGAGCAGTGGCCCCAGTGCAGGGAAAGTAGCCGGGGCAGCTGCAGCGGGCGCCATAGGAGGAGCAATGATTGGGTCTGCCCTGAGCCGCCCTGGGTATGGTGGAGGATATGGAGGGTATGGAGGATATGGAGGAGGATATGGTGGAGGGTACGGTGGATATGGAGGGGGGTATGGCTACCCACAATATGGAGTTGGTGGTGGCTACGGCCCCAGGCCTGGCTACGAGCCAGAGGGCTCTGGAGATATGGAGTACTACACTGCAGCATCCAGCGGCCCCATCTACAACAGTATCATCGTTGTCATCGGCTCCCTGATGTCCATGCTGATGGGCCACTGGGTGGCAGTCATGTAG
- the rassf2b gene encoding ras association domain-containing protein 2b: protein MDDTEYGVQIGENKFIRKATVLSHLKTYNLYYEGQNLQLRHREEEGELIVEGLLNIFWGLRRPIRLQMQDDHERIRPPPSSTSWHSGCNLDSQGSPNSTDGQQTTQQSPPTVEVTEPDSQPEDDGVMEEQAEEDSESSAQLLRTKSDAGVLRRGQRRSPSDQRKIRRHRFSINGHFYNHKTSVFTPAFGSMTNVRINSCMRTPQVLRVLLNKFKIENSPDDFALYLVHASGERVKLKRSDYPLVLRVIQGPCEQVCKVFLMEEDLGEEVTYDVAQYIKFEMPVLQSFITKLKEEEDREVQKLRRRYTYLRCIIEKQLRCLPEGAACM, encoded by the exons ATGGATGATACAGAGTACGGGGTTCAGATTGGAGAGAACAAGTTCATCAGGAA GGCAACCGTCCTCTCACATCTGAAGACGTACAACCTCTACTATGAAGGACAGAATCTGCAGCTCAGACACAGAGAG GAAGAGGGGGAGCTGATTGTCGAGGGTTTGCTGAATATCTTCTGGGGTCTGCGGCGACCAATCAGGCTTCAGATGCAGGATGACCACGAGCGCATCCGACCGCCCCCCTCCTCTACGTCCTGGCACTCGGGTTGCAATCTGGACAGTCAAGG TTCCCCCAACAGCACAGATGGTCAACAAACGACACAGCAGAGCCCGCCCACAGTAGAAGTGACAGAACCTGACAGCCAACCAGAGGACGACGGAGTGATGGAAGAGCAGGCAGAAG AAGACAGTGAGAGCTCTGCTCAGCTCCTCAGAACGAAGAGCGATGCGGGCGTCTTGAGACGTGGCCAGCGACGGTCACCGAGCGACCAGAGGAAAATTCGACGCCATCGCTTCTCTATCAATGGACACTTCTACAACCATAAG ACATCAGTGTTTACTCCTGCTTTCGGCTCGATGACTAATGTTCGAATCAACAGCTGTATGAGGACGCCTCAGGTGCTTCGAGTTCTCCTCAACAAGTTTAAAATTGAAAACAGCCCAGATGATTTTGCCCTCTACCTCGTCCATGCAAGCGGAG AGCGTGTGAAACTGAAGCGAAGTGACTATCCTCTGGTGCTGAGAGTGATTCAGGGTCCATGTGAGCAGGTCTGCAAGGTTTTCCTCATGGAGGAAGACCTCGGAGAAGAAGTCACATATGAT GTGGCACAGTATATCAAGTTTGAAATGCCTGTCCTGCAGAGTTTCATCACCAaactgaaggaggaggaggacagagaggtGCAGAAACTCAGAAGAAG GTATACGTACCTGCGGTGTATAATTGAAAAGCAGCTGCGTTGTCTTCCAGAGGGGGCGGCGTGTATGTGA